The genomic segment ACCACCACCTCGTACCGCACCCGGCTGACGCTGCCGAACGCCCCGTAGGTGTTGACCAGGTGCAGCGGGTCGAAGGAGCGGTTCATGACCTGGCGGCGGGAGATCATGTTGCGGACCGGGTGGTAGCTGAGCCAGAGGACCAGCGCGGCGACGGCGAGCACGACGATCGAGTACCAGAGGGGTGCGTCGGGGGTGTCCGGTGCCGCCGTCCCGAAGTCGACCGCCGACAGGGCCAGCACGATCGTGATCCAGTTCAGCCAGGAGAAGTTGCCCGACAGGACCAGCCACAGCTGCGTCAGGATCATCAGCGAGGCGGCGGCCGTGGCGATCGGCTGCGGTGTGAACAGCAGGAACGGGACCACGAGCTGGGTGACGTGGTTGGCGGCCACCTCGACGCGGTGCAACGGCTTCGGGAGGTGGTGGAAGAACCAGCTGAGCGGGCCGGGCATCGGCTGGGTCTCGTGGTGATGGTCGAGGCAGGTCAGCCTCCGCCAGCATTCGTCGCCGCGCAGCTTGATCAGCCCGGCGCCGAACTCGACCCGGAACAGCACCCAGCGCAGCAGGAACAGCACGACGACCGGCGGTGCCACCTCGTCGTTGCCGAGGAAGACGGCCAGGAAGCCGACCTCCAGGAGCAGCGACTCCCAGCCGAACGCGTACCAGGTCTGACCGACGTTCACGATCGACAGGTACATCGCCCACGGCACGAGCCACATCACCAGGCCGGCCCACAGGGGCAGCAGCGAGTCCAGCCCCGCGACGAGCGCCACCGACACCGCGCAGCCCGCCCAGGCCCACACCGCGAAGAAACGGTCCGAGTAGTGGTGGTGGAACACGCTCGGCGACCGCCGGAACGGCACCCGCTCGACGAAGCGGGGCACCGGGAGCATGCCGCGCTCGCCGATCAGCGCCCGGAACTGCAGAGCGGCCCCCAGAAAGGCGACCAGATAGAGGGCGGCCAGGGACCGCTGGAAGAGCAGTCGGCCGAGCCAGTAGTCGGGTGCGGTGAACCAGTCCACGGTACCGACGATAGTGAGCGGATCGACGGCCGTCCCTCCACTCGATTAATCGGGCAATTGCTGGCAAAGTGGCCCCATGGTTGATCGGGGAGCGAGCGGCTCGGACGTCCCGGACGACTGGCTCGCCCACCCGGACCCGGTCCTGGCGCTCAACCTCATGGGCACCTTCGACTGGGACCTCGACGCCGGTGCGTTCCACATGGACGCCACCGCCCACGAGATCTTCGACGTGCGCCCGGACGAATACGACGGCACCCCGGAGAGCCTGTCGCTGCGGGTGCCCCCGATGGAGGGCCGCAGACTCGACACCCTCGTCTCGCAGGCCCTCAAGGACGGCAGCGAGAACTACGGCGCCTACTTCCGCATCCGTATGCGCGACGGCACCATGCGCTGGACCCACACCCAGGGCTACATCCGCCGCGACGAGACGGGCCGCCCGTACCGTGTCATCGGCATCGTCCGCGACGCCACCCGGGAACTCCGCGAGATCCGCTCCCGCACCCAGCGGACCGCGGGCGGCGAGGCCCGCCGCCGGCAGGCCAACGTCGTCCAGATCATCACCGCCGCCCTGGCCCACGCCCGGACCGTCCAGGACGTGATCGACGTCCTGGAGGACACCGACGGCCTCACCCACCTCGGTGCCACCAGCCTGGTCATGGGCCTGGTGGAGGCCGGGCGCATCCGGATGGTCGCCGCCGGCCCCCAGGACAGCTACGTGCCCGGCACCCGGATCACCCGCCTCGACGTGAAGTACCCGATGAACGAGGTCGTACGGCAGCTCGTCCCGCACTTCATCGAGTCGCCGGAGGAGTTCGCCGAGTCGTATCCGCTGCTGTGGCCGCACATCACCGACCTCAAGATCACCTCGGCCGCGTATCTGCCGCTGATCGTGCAGGCCCGCCCCATCGGCGCGATGGGGCTCCTGTACAACGACCGGCGGGGCTTCACCTCCGAGGAACGCGACGTCCTCATCGCGCTCGGCAGCAGCATCGCCCAGAGCCTGCAGCGGGCCATGTTCTACGAGCAGGAGAAGGACCTCGCCGAGGGCCTCCAGCAGGCGATGCTGCCCCGGTCCATCCCCAGCTTCCCCGGCGCCGACATCGCCGTCCGCTACCGGGCCGCCTCCTTCGGCGGCTCGCTCGGCCGGGACATCGGCGGCGACTGGTACGACCTCATCCCGCTGCCCGGCGGGCGCGTCGGCGCGGTCATCGGAGACGTCCAGGGCCACGACACGCACGCGGCGGCCGTCATGGGCCAGCTCCGTATCGTCCTCAAGGCCTACGCCACCGAGGGCCACACCCCGGCCACGGTGATGGCCCGCGCCTCCGCCTTCCTCCACGAACTCGACACCGACCGCTTCGCGACCTGCCTGTACGCGGAGGTCGACCTGTCCACCGGAGTGGTCCAGATGGTCCGGGCCGGGCACATCGACCCGCTGATCCGGCACACCGACGGCTCCTGCCACCGGGTGACCGTGGAGGGGGGCCTGCCGCTCGGGCTGTCGGCCGAGTTCGGCGGCCTGGAGTATCCGGTGACCGCCGTCGAGCTGGACTCCGGGCAGACACTGCTCCTGTGCACCGACGGCCTCATCGAGGAGCCGGGCGCCGACCTGGACGACGGCCTGCGGACCCTGCGGGCGCTGATCGCCACCGGGCCGGACGACGTCGACGATCTCGCCGACCGGCTCATCGACGTGGCGGAGGAGAGGGGCGGCGACGACGATGTGGCCCTCCTCCTGCTGCGGCGCCGCAGCAGCAGTGCCGAGCAGCCCGGCGGGCGGCTCCAGCAGCACGTCGGGGCGGGCGACCCGGAGGCACTCACCGAGGCGCGGCACATGATCGGCGCGGCGGTGCGCACGTGGGG from the Streptomyces sp. NBC_00310 genome contains:
- a CDS encoding lipase maturation factor family protein; this encodes MDWFTAPDYWLGRLLFQRSLAALYLVAFLGAALQFRALIGERGMLPVPRFVERVPFRRSPSVFHHHYSDRFFAVWAWAGCAVSVALVAGLDSLLPLWAGLVMWLVPWAMYLSIVNVGQTWYAFGWESLLLEVGFLAVFLGNDEVAPPVVVLFLLRWVLFRVEFGAGLIKLRGDECWRRLTCLDHHHETQPMPGPLSWFFHHLPKPLHRVEVAANHVTQLVVPFLLFTPQPIATAAASLMILTQLWLVLSGNFSWLNWITIVLALSAVDFGTAAPDTPDAPLWYSIVVLAVAALVLWLSYHPVRNMISRRQVMNRSFDPLHLVNTYGAFGSVSRVRYEVVVEGTADDVPREDSRWREYEFKGKPGDPRRWPRQFAPYHLRLDWLMWFAALSPAYAGSWFGAMMERLLENDRDTLRLLRRSPFPADAPPRYVRARLFRYRYTTWRELRETGACWERTYVREFMPPTRLATSPARTS
- a CDS encoding SpoIIE family protein phosphatase, producing the protein MVDRGASGSDVPDDWLAHPDPVLALNLMGTFDWDLDAGAFHMDATAHEIFDVRPDEYDGTPESLSLRVPPMEGRRLDTLVSQALKDGSENYGAYFRIRMRDGTMRWTHTQGYIRRDETGRPYRVIGIVRDATRELREIRSRTQRTAGGEARRRQANVVQIITAALAHARTVQDVIDVLEDTDGLTHLGATSLVMGLVEAGRIRMVAAGPQDSYVPGTRITRLDVKYPMNEVVRQLVPHFIESPEEFAESYPLLWPHITDLKITSAAYLPLIVQARPIGAMGLLYNDRRGFTSEERDVLIALGSSIAQSLQRAMFYEQEKDLAEGLQQAMLPRSIPSFPGADIAVRYRAASFGGSLGRDIGGDWYDLIPLPGGRVGAVIGDVQGHDTHAAAVMGQLRIVLKAYATEGHTPATVMARASAFLHELDTDRFATCLYAEVDLSTGVVQMVRAGHIDPLIRHTDGSCHRVTVEGGLPLGLSAEFGGLEYPVTAVELDSGQTLLLCTDGLIEEPGADLDDGLRTLRALIATGPDDVDDLADRLIDVAEERGGDDDVALLLLRRRSSSAEQPGGRLQQHVGAGDPEALTEARHMIGAAVRTWGARDRADEIELVADELITNALMHTEGSAIVTLRALAGSDRRLRVEVEDSSSALPRRREAGEAGVSGRGLLLVDRLTDVWGVEARGGGKCVWCEFVLPGARP